A single Carnobacterium alterfunditum DSM 5972 DNA region contains:
- the rplL gene encoding 50S ribosomal protein L7/L12, with product MALNIEQIVADLKESTILELNDLVKAIEEEFGVTAAAPVAAAGAAAEAVEQTEFTVELTSAGDAKIKVIKAVREATGLGLKEAKGLVDGAPTAIKENISKEDAEALKEALEAAGASVEVK from the coding sequence ATGGCATTAAACATTGAACAAATCGTTGCTGACTTGAAAGAATCAACGATTTTAGAATTAAACGACTTAGTAAAAGCAATCGAAGAAGAATTTGGTGTAACAGCAGCAGCTCCTGTAGCAGCAGCTGGAGCAGCAGCAGAAGCAGTTGAACAAACTGAATTTACAGTAGAATTAACTTCTGCTGGAGACGCAAAAATTAAAGTTATCAAAGCTGTACGTGAAGCTACAGGCCTTGGCTTGAAAGAAGCTAAAGGATTAGTTGACGGAGCACCAACAGCAATCAAAGAAAACATTTCTAAAGAAGATGCTGAAGCATTGAAAGAAGCTTTAGAAGCAGCTGGAGCATCTGTAGAAGTTAAATAA
- the rplJ gene encoding 50S ribosomal protein L10, producing MSQAAIAKKQELVDLASTKFKEAASVVVVDYRGLTVEEVTNLRKQLRDAGIQMKVIKNSVLSRAAEAAGLQGMDDVFKGPTAVAFSNDDVVAPAKIIAEFAKTAVALEIKGGVIEGRVSSAEEMNSLARLPDRDGLLSMLLSVLQAPVRNTALAIKAVAESKEEVA from the coding sequence ATGAGTCAAGCAGCAATCGCAAAAAAACAAGAACTAGTTGATTTAGCATCAACTAAATTTAAAGAAGCAGCTTCAGTAGTTGTAGTAGACTACCGTGGATTAACTGTTGAAGAAGTGACTAATTTACGTAAGCAATTACGTGATGCAGGAATCCAAATGAAAGTTATCAAAAATTCAGTATTAAGCCGTGCAGCAGAAGCAGCAGGTTTACAAGGAATGGACGATGTTTTCAAAGGACCTACAGCAGTTGCGTTTAGTAATGATGACGTTGTAGCACCTGCAAAAATTATCGCTGAATTTGCTAAAACAGCAGTAGCATTAGAAATCAAAGGCGGCGTAATTGAAGGACGTGTTTCTTCAGCTGAAGAAATGAATTCTCTTGCAAGACTACCAGACCGCGATGGTTTGTTGTCAATGTTGCTATCTGTACTTCAAGCACCAGTTCGCAATACTGCACTTGCTATCAAAGCAGTTGCAGAATCAAAAGAAGAAGTAGCTTAA
- the rplA gene encoding 50S ribosomal protein L1: MAKKSKQYSAAAEKVDVLKAYSLEEAVALVKDVDYAKFDATVEVAYRLGVDPKKADQQIRGAVVLPNGTGKTQKVLVFAKGEKAKEAEAAGADYVGEAELVQKINGGWFDFDVVVATPDMMAEVGRLGRVLGPKGLMPNPKTGTVTMDVTKAINEIKAGKVTYRVDKAGNVHAPIGKVSFDNAKLVENFKTINDTILRVKPSTAKGEYIKNITVTTTFGPGVKVDAGTFK; the protein is encoded by the coding sequence ATGGCTAAAAAAAGTAAACAATATTCAGCAGCAGCTGAAAAAGTTGATGTTTTAAAAGCTTATTCTTTAGAAGAAGCTGTAGCATTAGTTAAAGATGTTGACTATGCTAAATTTGACGCAACTGTAGAAGTTGCTTATAGACTTGGCGTTGACCCTAAGAAAGCTGACCAACAAATTCGTGGAGCAGTTGTTCTTCCAAACGGAACAGGGAAAACTCAAAAAGTATTAGTATTTGCTAAAGGTGAAAAAGCTAAAGAAGCTGAAGCTGCAGGAGCAGATTATGTAGGAGAAGCTGAATTAGTTCAAAAAATCAATGGCGGATGGTTTGATTTCGACGTTGTTGTAGCAACACCAGATATGATGGCTGAAGTTGGTCGTCTTGGACGTGTCTTAGGACCTAAAGGCCTAATGCCTAACCCTAAAACAGGTACTGTTACAATGGATGTTACTAAAGCTATCAATGAAATTAAAGCTGGTAAAGTAACTTACCGTGTTGACAAAGCAGGGAATGTTCATGCTCCAATCGGTAAAGTATCATTTGACAATGCTAAATTAGTTGAAAACTTCAAAACAATCAATGATACAATATTGAGAGTTAAACCTTCAACTGCAAAAGGCGAATACATCAAAAACATTACAGTAACCACTACTTTTGGACCTGGTGTTAAAGTTGATGCAGGAACGTTTAAATAA
- the rplK gene encoding 50S ribosomal protein L11 — protein sequence MAKKVVKLVKLQIPAGKATPAPPVGPALGQAQINIMGFCKEFNARTADQNGIITPVVISVYEDRSFTFITKTPPAAVLLKKAAGVESGSGEPNTKKVAKVTRDQVREIAETKMADLNASDVDSAMLMIEGTARSMGFTVEG from the coding sequence GTGGCTAAAAAAGTAGTTAAGTTAGTTAAATTACAAATTCCTGCAGGGAAAGCAACTCCAGCTCCACCGGTAGGTCCAGCTTTAGGGCAAGCACAAATCAACATTATGGGATTCTGTAAAGAATTCAACGCTCGTACTGCTGATCAAAACGGAATAATCACTCCCGTTGTTATTTCTGTATATGAAGATCGTTCATTTACATTTATCACAAAAACTCCACCTGCTGCTGTTTTACTTAAAAAAGCTGCTGGTGTTGAATCTGGTTCTGGTGAACCAAACACTAAAAAAGTTGCAAAAGTAACTCGCGACCAAGTTAGAGAAATTGCAGAAACAAAAATGGCTGATTTAAATGCATCAGATGTTGATTCTGCTATGTTAATGATCGAAGGTACTGCAAGAAGCATGGGATTCACTGTAGAAGGTTAA
- a CDS encoding glycine betaine ABC transporter substrate-binding protein translates to MNMRFVGMTFGVSAALILTGCGNGEATENGSNESISEQLNYTITGIEPGAGVTGLAHQTVDEYENLAGWELEESSTGGMLTMLDQAIENEEPIVVTGWTPHWMFSEYDLKYLEDPKGTMGEVESIHTIARLGFEEENPDAYQILDTFHWEVADMEAVMLEAQGSSFEEASTNWVEANQEQVDVWLEGTEQVDGEEIEIVSTQWGTEKASSTVMKSVLEQQGYEVTLTDIDPAFLFEAIANGEADASLSPWLPTTHASFYEKNKDEIVDLGENLTGTRTGFVVPAYMDIDSIEDLELKE, encoded by the coding sequence ATGAACATGAGATTTGTTGGAATGACTTTTGGAGTATCTGCTGCGTTAATTTTAACAGGGTGTGGCAATGGTGAAGCGACAGAAAATGGATCGAATGAGAGTATAAGCGAGCAGCTGAACTACACTATTACAGGTATTGAACCTGGAGCGGGAGTAACTGGCTTAGCCCATCAAACGGTAGATGAGTATGAAAACTTGGCAGGTTGGGAACTTGAGGAAAGTTCAACTGGAGGTATGTTGACGATGCTAGACCAAGCAATCGAAAATGAAGAACCTATAGTTGTAACAGGATGGACCCCGCACTGGATGTTTTCAGAATATGATTTAAAATATTTGGAAGATCCAAAAGGAACCATGGGTGAGGTCGAGAGCATCCATACTATTGCAAGATTGGGATTCGAAGAGGAAAATCCTGATGCCTATCAAATTCTTGATACTTTTCATTGGGAAGTAGCAGACATGGAAGCTGTAATGCTTGAAGCGCAAGGCAGTTCTTTTGAAGAAGCATCGACGAATTGGGTAGAAGCAAATCAAGAACAAGTGGATGTATGGTTAGAGGGTACTGAACAAGTGGATGGAGAAGAAATTGAAATTGTGTCGACACAGTGGGGTACCGAAAAAGCTTCTAGTACAGTGATGAAAAGCGTATTAGAGCAACAAGGTTATGAAGTGACACTAACAGATATTGATCCTGCATTTTTATTTGAAGCGATTGCGAACGGGGAAGCAGATGCATCTCTTTCACCATGGTTACCAACAACACATGCTTCTTTTTATGAAAAAAATAAAGATGAGATTGTTGACCTGGGTGAAAACTTAACAGGGACAAGAACGGGATTTGTTGTTCCGGCCTATATGGATATTGATTCTATTGAAGATTTAGAACTAAAAGAATAA
- the nusG gene encoding transcription termination/antitermination protein NusG, which yields MEEIESAKQWYVLHTYSGYENKVKQNIESRASSMGMGDYIFRVVIPEEEEKEVKNGKEKINMKKTFPGYVLVEMIMSDDSWYVVRNTPGVTGFVGSHGAGSKPAPLLDSEIEVILRRIGLSARHQEINFEVGETITIIEGAFNGLTGKITEIEMEKAKLKVNVEMFGRETSTELDFEQVDKL from the coding sequence GTGGAAGAAATAGAAAGTGCAAAACAGTGGTATGTCTTACACACATATTCTGGTTATGAAAATAAAGTTAAGCAAAATATCGAATCTAGAGCAAGTAGTATGGGTATGGGGGATTACATTTTCCGTGTAGTTATTCCTGAAGAAGAAGAAAAAGAAGTGAAAAATGGTAAAGAAAAAATCAATATGAAAAAAACGTTTCCTGGATATGTTCTAGTTGAAATGATCATGTCTGATGATTCTTGGTATGTTGTTCGTAACACACCTGGTGTAACAGGATTTGTTGGATCACATGGAGCGGGAAGCAAACCAGCACCGCTTTTAGATTCAGAAATAGAAGTCATTTTACGTCGTATTGGTTTAAGTGCTCGTCATCAAGAAATCAACTTTGAAGTTGGCGAAACAATTACGATCATTGAAGGGGCATTTAATGGCCTTACGGGTAAAATCACCGAGATTGAAATGGAAAAAGCAAAACTTAAAGTTAATGTTGAAATGTTTGGTCGTGAAACAAGTACAGAATTAGATTTTGAACAAGTAGATAAATTGTAA
- the secE gene encoding preprotein translocase subunit SecE, producing the protein MKKIKIFFGGVRQEIKAVTWPTGKELRKYTLTVFLVCLLFVLFFMVVDFGIDAILDLIL; encoded by the coding sequence ATGAAGAAAATAAAAATTTTTTTTGGCGGCGTACGTCAAGAAATCAAAGCAGTCACATGGCCTACAGGTAAAGAACTTAGAAAATATACATTGACTGTCTTTTTAGTCTGTCTATTATTTGTTCTTTTCTTTATGGTTGTTGACTTTGGAATCGATGCGATCTTAGATTTGATTTTATAA